In the genome of Dasypus novemcinctus isolate mDasNov1 chromosome 30, mDasNov1.1.hap2, whole genome shotgun sequence, one region contains:
- the LOC105744607 gene encoding olfactory receptor 7A10-like, producing the protein MEPENHTYVSEFILLGLSEDTEVQPFLFGLFLIIYMVTFIGNLLIILAIISDSHLHTPMYFFLSNLSFTDIGFTSTTVPKMLLNLQRESKIITYETCIIQMYFFMLFGQLDSFLLTVMAYDRFVAICHPLQYTVIMNPQLCGFLLLACWLLSVLVSLLHSLMVLRLSFCTVLEIPHFFCEINQVIQLACSDTFLNELVLYFAIGLLGVIPLTGILFSYSKIISSILRISTAGGKHKAFSTCGSHLSVMSLFYGTVLAVYLSSAATQNPRANAIASVMYTVVTPMMNPFIYSLRNKDIKLAFKKVDKHSSYKRIICLKFRKILLINRVETLRDQNLDTLISV; encoded by the coding sequence ATGGAACCAGAAAACCATACCTATGTTTCAGAATTTATCCTCCTGGGTCTCTCAGAAGATACTGAAGTGCAGCCATTTCTCTTTGGACTGTTCTTGATCATATACATGGTCACCTTCATTGGTAActtgctcatcatcctggccatcatctcagactcccacctccacactcccatgtacttcttcctctctaactTGTCTTTTACAGATATCGGTTTCACCTCTACCACAGTTCCAAAGATGCTTCTGAACTTACAGAGAGAAAGTAAAATTATAACTTATGAAACCTGCATcatccagatgtattttttcatgctttttggacaattagatagcttcctcttgactgtgatggcctatgaccgctttgtggccatctgtcaccctctgcaatacacagtcatcatgaacccacAGCTTTGTGGCTTCCTGCTGCTGGCAtgctggttattgagtgttttagtGTCTCTTTTACATAGCTTAATGGTTTTGaggttgtctttttgtacagTGTTGGAAATCCCccattttttctgtgaaattaATCAGGTTATCCaacttgcttgttctgacaccttcctcaatgaatTAGTGCTGTATTTTGCAATTGGACTTCTGGGAGTTATTCCACTCACTGGaatccttttctcttactctaaaattatatcctcgattttgagaatttcaacagctGGGGGAAAGCATAAAGctttttctacttgtgggtctcacctctcagtaatgtccttgttttatggtacagttCTTGCAGTGTATCTTAGTTCTGCTGCTACTCAGAACCcaagggcaaatgcaatagcctcagtgatgtacacggtGGTCACTCCCATGATGAACCCctttatctatagtcttagaaacaaggacataaagcttGCCTTTAAAAAAGTTGACAAACACTCTTCCTATAAAAGAATCATTTgtctcaaatttagaaaaatactcCTGATTAACAGAGTTGAAACACTGAGAGATCAAAATTTAGATACTCTcataagtgtatag